The bacterium nucleotide sequence ACCAGGAGAATATTTGATCGTTGCATAGTCAAGACCTGTTACAGTATTTTTTGCAAAACCGGCAACATAAACATTTCCTAATTCATCAGCGATCACTGCTTGTCCTCTGTCAGAACCAGCATTGAATGTGCCGGTATGTCTTCTTACCCACAGTTCAGTACCATTGGTGTTATATTTTATCGTGGCAATATCCTGAGAAGTAGTGAACCCTCCGTTACTTTCTCCTGTTACATAAACATTACCCGCAGAATCTACGTATAAAGCGAACGGCTCATCATTATTGTTTCCTGGACCGTTATAGACCTTTTTCCATATCTGATTCCCTTGAGCATTATACTTAAAAGTTACATAGTCTCTTGAGGTGGAAGAGGATTCAATACTCCAGCCGGTTATATAAATGTTGCCGGCGGCATCCACACCGACACATTTGGCACCAGCGCTGCCATTTGCAGGGCCATATCTCTTTACCCATTCGGTCTGGACTTGAGCAAACGATATGACAAAGAGACAAACCTCTAAATATATTAAACCTCTAATCATTTTTTCCTCCTTTTAATATAGTATATTATATTCTAAATTGTTGACAAATCTGTTGACAGAATTTCAGAGCTGTTCAGGAAAGTAACCGGCGGTATTCCAACTCGATTTCCTGTGACGGTGTTAATTCCAATTCTTCTCTGAGCAATGTCTTCAGCTTCTTGTATTGCGAGACAACTGCATTTTTATTCTTTAATGCGCTAAAACATTTTATCAACAGCAGATGTATGTTTTCAAGGAACGGATTGATGCTCAAGATCTTCTGAGATATGTCGATAGCCCCGGCATAATCCTTGTGCTCGAAATTTTTCAAGGCGATCGCTGACAATGCTCTTAAATGGCCTTCTTGATGGTATCTCCTTAGTTCTTCGATCCAATCTTCATAGAATTCTTCAAGAAACGGCGCCCGGTAGCGATTTATCGCTTTCGTATACTGTGAGATCGACTCTTCACTTTTTCCCTGAGATTCCAAGACTTTTGCTTCTTTTATTCTTTCATCAAATTCCACCGCATCGATCCAGATCTTGAATTCCTGGTTTAAAAAATATTTTTGATCCTTAAAGATAATAACTTTCAAAGGCGGTATTCCCGACATCTCGGCTATGGTTGCACGAATGTGATATAAGGCTGAACGGAGGTTCATTGATGCGCTTCGGGGACCGAGTTTAGGCCAAAACTTATCGAATAATTCGTCTTTGGTGAATTTTTTGGACTGGTTTATCAGGAAAAAAATAAATATTGCCTGCAGTGATCTTGTTCGCCAGTTTTTTTCCTGAACAGCGTTCCCTTTGTGAAATAGATCGAATTTTCCAAAGAGCAAGGCGGCTAAGTCGGCCTCCCTTGCTTCTGAGGGCAGTTTGATAAGTTCTTCTTGCGGCTGTTTTAACTGATCGTAGAGTTTTTTTACATAATCCATGGGTCCAACCTGCTTCTCCAAAGCAAATGATAAAAGATGTGAGCTTTCCGACTGATCTACAATAAATCTATCATACTTTTTTTCACACGCTAAGATCAGGACGCTGCTAAAATTTTCTTTGAATTTCTTAATATTTTTCGATCTTAAAAAGCAGTCGGCAAGATAAAAATATGCCTGTATTGTTTCATACTGAGCTTTGAATTTAATGTAAATCTTCAGGGCTTCATTAATGGCACGGATCGCAGAACGGATCCTTTTCGTATCCCTTGCAACAAGTCCTTTTGAGACCAGGAAGTTGGCATAGGCGATGTCTTTTTCTCGTGTCGGGATGCTTACGGATAGTTCACTCAGACACTCTTCTGCTTTAAGATAATTTTTTATCGAGCGGTAATCGTCGGCAAGGGCGGTCAAGATCTCGAAACACAGATTATCTTGCGCCATTTTTTGGCATAATTCCAGGGCTTCACGGCGGAGTTCAATTGCTCTGCTTTTTTTATTTAATTGAGATAACAATTCTGCTTGGATCAATTTGACGCTGAGCAGTTCTTTCTCATCATTGAAGTCATGTGCCAGTTTATACGCTTCCTGTAAATAACTCTCGGCCTTTTTGTAATCGCCCATCTCCACCATAATGCTCGCCACATTTCGATAGGATGTACATACACCCTGTATTTTACGATACTGATAGATTTTTATCGCCTTGCCGTACAGTTCAAGCGCCTTCGAGAAATCTCCAATGAGGTCATAGAGTGAACCCAGGTTATTCATTAATGTCATTTCAAGTCTCAGGTCGTCGGTTCCTGCGACCAGCCTTAATGCCTGATTAAAGCTGGTTATTCCATTTTCGTAGTTACCTGTATATTCGTAGAAGATACCTGTGAGATTGAGGATCCTGGTTTTTAACTTATTCAAATGAGAACCGGAGATCAATTTGTATGCAGATCTCGCGGCTCGCAAACCCAGACTGTGTTTGCCTCGATTTAAACTGATCAAACACCTGCCATAGAGCGATGTTGCCAATCCTTTTTTGTCCTTTTTGCGTCTAAAAAATCTACCAGCCTTAAGGTAAATAGCATCAGCCACGTCCAAACGACCTTGCCACCGCGCTATCTCGCCTTTAATAAAAAGCAGGTTGGGTTGTTTTTCGATCAGCGTATCGGGCAGCATTGAAAGCCAATTTTTCACAGTATCATATTTGCCTTTTTCGATTACATCCTCGCCGATTTTCTCTACAATCTGCGCTACCTTGCGGTATTCATTAATATCTTTATAGTGTCTGATCGCAGACTCGTAATTTCCGGTTTTCAAGAAATAATCACCAGCGCGTAAATGCATTGCATTGATTTGATGCTCATCAGTTTCTTTTTTGCATTTTTGGCTAAGAAAATCTTTGAAAAGCGGGTGATATTGATAACTGCTTTCTTGAAAATACGATAGAAAAATATGCTCGTTTTTTAAAAAGGATAGCATTTCATCCGAGTTCTCTATATCCAAAGTATGATCACATATTTCCGGATTCAGGTATTCCAGGATTGAAGTTTTAATTAAGAATTTTTGGATGTCTTGCGACTGGTTCTCAAAAACCTCTCCGGCAAAGTAGTTGAAGATCTCTTCGCCGGATGCGATATAGCCATTCAGGGTATCTTTCGCTTTATCTTCGCCAGAAGTACTGATTTTCTGCAAAATCAACTGAATTGCGGTTATCCAACCCTCAGAATGCTCTTCAATGCGCCCAATCTCGGGATCAGAAATCTTTAGTGCATAAACCTCTTTCAAGAGGTCCTGGATTTCTTTAAGATCGAATTGCAGTTGGTCTTTTTCGAGTTTAAATAGTTCCTGCTTGGCAAAATAATACGGCAGGTTCAAAGGCGGGGTAGAACGGGATGAAATGATCAAATGCAGATTTGCGGGCAGATGGCGCAATAAATAATCCAGGGCATTGCTAATTTCTCGGTTCTGCTGCAAATGCTGATAGTCGTCAAGGATAAGATAAAACTCATGCTCTCCCTTTATTCCTATTCCCTTTAGGGAGAGGGTAGAGCGGGAGGAATGTTCCCCAAATTCATTAATGAATGTGCCCACTAAGATCTCGATGTTTCTGGTCTGGAGAATGATGCTTTTTGTCCTCTGTCCAAAATCCCGAAAATACCTCTGAATGCCGCTGACCAGATAATTAAAGAATACCGCA carries:
- a CDS encoding tetratricopeptide repeat protein, yielding MSMEDMILQTKLQPPQIKGKILHRDRLLHLLNGNLDKKLILICADAGYGKTTLLALCCAKFDKPFVFYSLDASDNDIAVFFNYLVSGIQRYFRDFGQRTKSIILQTRNIEILVGTFINEFGEHSSRSTLSLKGIGIKGEHEFYLILDDYQHLQQNREISNALDYLLRHLPANLHLIISSRSTPPLNLPYYFAKQELFKLEKDQLQFDLKEIQDLLKEVYALKISDPEIGRIEEHSEGWITAIQLILQKISTSGEDKAKDTLNGYIASGEEIFNYFAGEVFENQSQDIQKFLIKTSILEYLNPEICDHTLDIENSDEMLSFLKNEHIFLSYFQESSYQYHPLFKDFLSQKCKKETDEHQINAMHLRAGDYFLKTGNYESAIRHYKDINEYRKVAQIVEKIGEDVIEKGKYDTVKNWLSMLPDTLIEKQPNLLFIKGEIARWQGRLDVADAIYLKAGRFFRRKKDKKGLATSLYGRCLISLNRGKHSLGLRAARSAYKLISGSHLNKLKTRILNLTGIFYEYTGNYENGITSFNQALRLVAGTDDLRLEMTLMNNLGSLYDLIGDFSKALELYGKAIKIYQYRKIQGVCTSYRNVASIMVEMGDYKKAESYLQEAYKLAHDFNDEKELLSVKLIQAELLSQLNKKSRAIELRREALELCQKMAQDNLCFEILTALADDYRSIKNYLKAEECLSELSVSIPTREKDIAYANFLVSKGLVARDTKRIRSAIRAINEALKIYIKFKAQYETIQAYFYLADCFLRSKNIKKFKENFSSVLILACEKKYDRFIVDQSESSHLLSFALEKQVGPMDYVKKLYDQLKQPQEELIKLPSEAREADLAALLFGKFDLFHKGNAVQEKNWRTRSLQAIFIFFLINQSKKFTKDELFDKFWPKLGPRSASMNLRSALYHIRATIAEMSGIPPLKVIIFKDQKYFLNQEFKIWIDAVEFDERIKEAKVLESQGKSEESISQYTKAINRYRAPFLEEFYEDWIEELRRYHQEGHLRALSAIALKNFEHKDYAGAIDISQKILSINPFLENIHLLLIKCFSALKNKNAVVSQYKKLKTLLREELELTPSQEIELEYRRLLS